A portion of the Faecalibacterium sp. I3-3-89 genome contains these proteins:
- the nusB gene encoding transcription antitermination factor NusB, which translates to MENILPRREARENAFLLAFSQTFGDIPLQEALDNHHECDEEHPVDVFGQRLLRAYYEHSAEVDDLISAHLRNWTMERLPRVSLTVLRLGLAEMLYGDEKKPGVVINEAVELTKKYGADEDYQFVNGLLGTVAREQGLDAESEQL; encoded by the coding sequence ATGGAAAATATTCTGCCCCGCCGTGAAGCACGCGAAAATGCATTTCTGCTGGCATTTTCTCAGACCTTTGGTGACATCCCCCTGCAGGAGGCTCTGGACAACCACCACGAGTGCGACGAAGAGCACCCCGTGGATGTGTTCGGACAGCGTCTGCTGCGGGCCTACTACGAGCACTCCGCCGAGGTGGACGACCTCATCAGCGCCCATCTGCGCAACTGGACGATGGAGCGCCTGCCCCGCGTGAGCCTGACTGTGCTTCGTCTGGGTCTGGCCGAGATGCTGTACGGCGATGAGAAGAAGCCCGGCGTTGTCATCAACGAGGCCGTCGAGCTGACCAAAAAGTATGGCGCAGACGAGGATTATCAGTTCGTCAACGGTCTGCTGGGCACTGTGGCACGGGAACAGGGTCTGGACGCAGAGTCCGAGCAGCTGTGA